A region from the Coffea eugenioides isolate CCC68of chromosome 9, Ceug_1.0, whole genome shotgun sequence genome encodes:
- the LOC113782423 gene encoding uncharacterized protein LOC113782423, with the protein MRDDIDNPRLEEVPSLEEVRQVIFAMDGDSAAGPDGFSSKVFTTAWEVVAHDVYKAILSFFCGAELPHFITAISIVLLPKKLNPDDFTQFRKISVCNFLNKVISRIMELMSEMGKKCRGGNLALKLDMAKCLLMAYPMGSSNLPGVCVRGTYYRRRYLLLARRFPAFRVSRHCPPVAHLAFVDDVIIFANGGAASLKKVMQILEWYQHDLGQLVNV; encoded by the exons ATGCGTGATGATATTGACAATCCTAGGTTGGAGGAGGTTCCCTCCTTAGAGGAGGTGCGTCAGGTGATATTTGCGATGGATGGTGACAGCGCGGCTGGCCCGGATGGTTTCTCTAGCAAAGTCTTCACGACTGCCTGGGAGGTGGTGGCTCACGATGTGTATAAGGCGATTCTGAGCTTCTTCTGTGGTGCGGAACTGCCTCACTTCATCACAGCGATATCTATTGTTCTTCTACCCAAGAAATTGAACCCTGATGATTTCACCCAGTTTCGCAAAATTAGTGTTTGTAACTTTCTCAATAAAGTTATTTCGCGCATTATG GAACTGATGTCTGAAATGGGAAAGAAGTGTAGGGGTGGTAACCTGGCTCTCAAGCTAGATATGGCTAAG TGCTTATTAATGGCGTATCCTATGggttcttcaaatcttccagGGGTTTGCGTCAGGGGGACCTACTATCGCCGGCGTTATTTATTATTGGCTCGGAG GTTCCCGGCATTTAGGGTGTCGAGGCACTGTCCTCCTGTTGCTCATTTGGCATTTGTGGACGATGTCATCATCTTTGCTAATGGGGGTGCAGCCTCGCTCAAGAAGGTCATGCAGATACTGGAGTGGTACCAGCATGACTTGGGTCAGTTGGTGAACGTGTAG
- the LOC113782422 gene encoding uncharacterized protein LOC113782422 — MAAAAAQPAGEGGYPSTSPTFRAKSFSKLFASSSQQRVHMSATHSTHRGEPAITFSHADIEAIVQPFQFALVGKFARSRPRMEDIRKFFLTLDLKESFSVGLMDSRHVLICLHNEADFLQVWTRNVWYVFGSPMRVFKWTSFFHVDRESSPVLVWFGLPKLPVHLFEKQCLFQIVSCLGRPLFIDSATAAMTRPSVARVCIEVDLLKELPPRVWIQVGEGHGFWQPLIPENLPKYYGHCYRQGHYQSECRIKHPELRQSGEGKVRARVRLAPQPLGEGHAQGVGDAGGQAADLCATGGGSRHDLIGGAQSGSADERVEAGEETGANSKEPGQGRTAASDASNMEFVKEGVAQHQENVEQEVFIAASALVETAV, encoded by the coding sequence ATGGCTGCAGCGGCTGCCCAACCTGCTGGTGAGGGTGGGTATCCCTCCACATCTCCAACCTTTCGTGCAAAATCATTCTCGAAGCTCTTTGCTTCATCCTCCCAGCAACGTGTGCATATGTCAGCGACGCACTCGACCCACCGTGGGGAACCAGCGATCACCTTCTCCCATGCTGACATTGAAGCTATCGTGCAACCCTTCCAGTTCGCCTTGGTTGGTAAGTTCGCCCGTTCCAGGCCTCGTATGGAGGATATCCGAAAATTCTTCTTAACGCTTGACTTGAAGGAATCCTTTTCTGTGGGATTGATGGACTCTCGGCATGTCCTTATATGCTTGCACAATGAAGCGGACTTCCTGCAGGTGTGGACGCGTAACGTTTGGTATGTGTTTGGAAGTCCCATGAGGGTGTTTAAATGGACATCCTTCTTTCATGTTGATAGGGAATCCTCACCGGTGCTCGTTTGGTTCGGCCTTCCCAAACTTCCTGTCCATTTATTTGAGAAGCAATGCTTGTTTCAGATTGTCTCATGTCTAGGCCGGCCTCTGTTTATCGACTCCGCAACTGCTGCGATGACTAGACCCAGCGTAGCTCGGGTTTGCATTGAAGTTGATCTTCTGAAGGAATTGCCTCCGCGAGTTTGGATCCAGGTAGGGGAGGGACATGGTTTTTGGCAACCTCTTATCCCCGAAAACTTGCCCAAATACTATGGGCATTGTTATCGTCAAGGCCACTATCAGTCGGAATGCCGTATCAAGCATCCTGAGTTGCGTCAAAGTGGGGAGGGTAAGGTTCGCGCAAGAGTGCGCCTAGCACCTCAACCTTTGGGGGAAGGTCACGCCCAGGGAGTGGGGGATGCAGGGGGTCAGGCCGCTGACTTGTGTGCTACGGGAGGCGGCTCTAGGCATGATTTGATAGGTGGTGCGCAGTCTGGTAGTGCTGATGAGAGAGTGGAGGCTGGTGAGGAGACGGGTGCCAACAGTAAGGAGCCTGGCCAAGGGAGAACTGCTGCAAGTGATGCTAGCAACATGGAGTTCGTCAAGGAGGGTGTCGCGCAGCACCAGGAGAACGTTGAGCAGGAAGTCTTCATCGCAGCGTCCGCATTGGTGGAGACCGCTGTTTAG
- the LOC113783353 gene encoding cytochrome P450 710A11-like, translating into MESLWANFVSEYTPYLIALVALLLLLEQISYLKRKRFLPGPTLVLPFIGNAISLVTNPTRFWDAQSSLAKSTPLGISTNYVIGKFILYIYSTELSHKVFANVRPDAFHLVGHPFGKKLFGEHNLIYMFGQDHKDLRRRIAPNFTPKALATYTSIQQRIIVKHLKSWLQKADGKSIPLRILCRDMNLETSQTVFVGPYLGGEARDRFNIDYNFFNVGLMKLPIDLPGFAFRNARLAVERLVETLKLCAEESETKMQNGEEPTCLIDFWMQENLRERAEIAEKEGCDSEKVSSYSHRELGGHLFDFLFAAQDASTSSLVWAITFLDSHPQVLERVRGEVERYWNPESDEPIAAEQLREMKFTEAVAREVVRIRAPATMVPHIAGEDFALTENYVIPKGTIVFPSVFDSSFQGFIEPDRFDPDRFLEERQEARVYKKNFLAFGAGAHQCVGQRYAINHLMLFIAMFSTLIDFKRERVDGCDDIAYVPTIVPKDDCKAFLSDRCRRFPSLS; encoded by the coding sequence ATGGAATCTCTATGGGCTAATTTTGTATCAGAATACACACCATATCTTATTGCTCTTGTAGCTCTGCTTCTCCTTCTTGAGCAGATCTCTTATCTGAAAAGAAAACGCTTCCTTCCTGGCCCAACACTTGTTCTTCCATTCATAGGTAACGCAATTTCCTTAGTTACAAATCCGACCAGATTCTGGGACGCTCAATCCTCCTTGGCTAAATCCACCCCTCTGGGAATCTCCACAAACTACGTCATCGGCAAATTCATTCTTTACATCTACTCAACCGAGCTTTCTCACAAAGTCTTTGCCAATGTCCGGCCGGATGCCTTCCACCTTGTCGGCCACCCATTTGGGAAAAAACTCTTCGGCGAGCATAATTTGATCTACATGTTCGGCCAAGATCACAAAGACCTGAGGCGCCGCATCGCCCCAAATTTTACTCCCAAGGCTTTAGCCACCTACACTTCAATCCAGCAACGCATAATTGTCAAGCACTTGAAATCCTGGCTTCAGAAGGCAGATGGAAAGTCAATCCCACTTCGCATTCTTTGCCGCGATATGAACTTGGAAACTTCCCAGACCGTCTTCGTCGGGCCTTACTTGGGAGGTGAGGCAAGGGACAGATTCAACATTGACTACAATTTCTTCAATGTCGGCTTGATGAAGCTCCCCATAGACTTGCCGGGATTCGCCTTCAGAAACGCCAGATTAGCTGTTGAAAGGCTGGTTGAAACGCTTAAGCTTTGCGCGGAAGAAAGCGAGACGAAAATGCAGAATGGGGAGGAGCCCACTTGCCTGATTGACTTCTGGATGCAGGAAAATCTAAGGGAAAGGGCTGAAATTGCTGAAAAGGAAGGCTGTGATAGCGAAAAGGTGTCGAGTTACAGCCACAGAGAACTCGGAGGCCATTTATTCGACTTTTTATTCGCAGCTCAAGATGCTTCTACTTCCTCATTGGTCTGGGCTATAACGTTTCTGGATTCCCATCCTCAAGTTCTGGAAAGAGTTCGTGGAGAAGTGGAGAGATACTGGAACCCGGAATCTGACGAGCCCATCGCGGCGGAGCAGCTGAGGGAAATGAAGTTCACGGAGGCGGTGGCGAGGGAGGTGGTGAGAATAAGAGCTCCGGCGACTATGGTGCCGCACATTGCCGGCGAGGATTTTGCATTGACGGAGAATTATGTTATTCCAAAAGGGACCATTGTTTTTCCTTCGGTTTTTGACTCTTCTTTCCAGGGTTTCATCGAACCGGACCGGTTTGACCCGGACCGGTTCCTGGAAGAGAGGCAAGAGGCCCGGGTTTACAAGAAGAACTTTCTAGCCTTTGGAGCTGGGGCCCACCAATGTGTGGGACAGAGGTACGCTATTAACCATCTGATGCTCTTCATTGCCATGTTTTCCACTCTGATCGACTTCAAGAGGGAGCGTGTGGATGGCTGTGATGATATTGCCTATGTTCCTACGATTGTTCCCAAGGATGATTGCAAAGCTTTTCTTTCCGATAGGTGCAGGAGATTTCCCTCTCTTTCATGA